The Besnoitia besnoiti strain Bb-Ger1 chromosome Unknown contig00014, whole genome shotgun sequence genome contains a region encoding:
- a CDS encoding uncharacterized protein (encoded by transcript BESB_025540): MAEVAGGGGGGGPPRPATGQAAKPGGQKVQGAGDNTMVYLICCRNFWTDILRVTIISYFFWVGLIYLVGAVVIVTGFQYTAPRVDTEIACPMKPSVYLFSGAWFLQSLILFFTCWGYSTISASTSNATVSGPAPHDPSEADGLRFDRLTTGLSVLGVFVKTVPTWIRLFHVFNMCQAVVWILDLLLLPECNEAGLRWIVAIALVFWWIVVGVGVLAKRRIFVPPALYDPIRPGQGALRSLRHLLRGFGP; encoded by the exons ATGGCTGAAGTGGCTGGAGGGGGTGGAGGCGGtgggcctccgcgcccggcgaCGGGGCAGGCCGCGAAACCTGGAGGACAAAAAG TTCAGGGCGCCGGAGACAACACTATGGTTTATCTCATATGCTGCAGAAACTTTTGGACAGATATCCTGAGAGTCAC CATCATCTCCTATTTCTTCTGGGTTGGGCTTATTTATCTggtcggcgccgtcgtcatTGTCACAG GTTTCCAGTATACTGCGCCGCGGGTGGACACCGAGATAGCTTGTCCTATGAAGCCGAGCGTCTATCTTTTCAGCGGCGCGTGGTTCCTCCAA AGCCTCATTCTCTTCTTCACCTGTTGGGGCTACTCGACAATAAGTGCTTCCACCTC GAATGCGACGGTTTCAGGGCCTGCCCCGCATGACcccagcgaggcggacggcTTGCGGTTCGACCGGCTGACGACGGGGTTGTCTGTCCTGGGCGTGTTTGTGAAGACGGTCCCTACGTGGATTCGCCTCTTCCATGTTTTCAACATGTGTCAAGCCGTCGTCTGGATACTGGATCTCCTCCTGCTTCCGGAATGCAACGAAGCAGGCCTGCGTTGGATCGTCG CGAtcgctctcgtcttctggTGGATTGTTGTTGGCGTGGGCGTGCTGGCAAAACGAAGAATCTTTGTGCCGCCTGCCCTCTACGACCCCATCCGCCCTG GACAGGGCGCTCTGCGGTCGCTCCGG CATTTGCTCCGAGGATTTGGCCCGTAG